A genomic region of Raphanus sativus cultivar WK10039 chromosome 6, ASM80110v3, whole genome shotgun sequence contains the following coding sequences:
- the LOC108811759 gene encoding protein INCREASED RESISTANCE TO MYZUS PERSICAE 1, which produces MVLGKRHGSLIKRTTSMLMITDDIATIYEHASQPSDHLTMHQHHHNPTVMLATNNDDDFLRTCSLCNRNLCHRRDIYMYRGDNAFCSLECREKQIKVDERKVKNGVRAFKKTVRI; this is translated from the exons ATGGTTTTAGGAAAGCGTCATGGCTCTTTGATCAAGAGAACAACAAGCATGCTAATGATCACAGACGATATAGCCACGATCTATGAACATGCATCTCAGCCGTCTGATCATCTAACCATGCATCAACATCATCATAATCCGACGGTGATGTTGGCTACTAATAACGATGATGACTTCTTGAGGACTTGTAGCCTCTGCAATCGAAATCTATGTCATCGTCGTGACATTTATATGTATAG AGGGGACAATGCATTTTGTAGCTTAGAGTGCAGGGAGAAGCAAATCAAGGTGGACGAGAGGAAAGTGAAAAATGGCGTTAGAGCATTCAAGAAAACCGTTCGTATTTGA
- the LOC108811760 gene encoding annexin D2-like encodes MASLKVPANVPLPQEDAEQLHKAFAGWGTNEKLIISILAHRNSAQRSLIRSAYAATYNEDLLKALDKELSSDFERVVMLWTLDPAERDAFLAKESTKMFTKNNWVLVEIACTRSPLDLFKVKQAYQARYKKSLEEDVAQHTSGDLRKLLLPLVSTFRYEGDEVNMRLARSEAKLLHEKVSEKAFSDDDFIRILTTRSKAQLGATLNQYNNEYGNAINKNLKEDSDDEYLKLLRAVVTCLTYPEKHFEKVLRLAINRMGTDEWALTRVVSTRTEVDMERIKEEYQRRNSIPLHDAVAKDTSGDYEDMLVALLGHGDV; translated from the exons ATGGCGTCTCTCAAAGTCCCGGCCAACGTTCCTCTTCCCCAAGAAGACGCCGAGCAACTCCACAAGGCTTTTGCAG GATGGGGTACCAACGAGAAGCTGATCATATCAATTCTAGCCCACAGGAACTCTGCACAGCGCAGCTTAATCCGCAGCGCTTACGCCGCTACTTACAATGAGGATCTTCTCAAGGCCTTAGACAAAGAGCTTTCTAGTGACTTTGAG agaGTTGTCATGTTGTGGACTCTTGATCCAGCGGAGAGAGATGCTTTTCTTGCTAAAGAATCAACCAAAATGTTCACCAAGAACAATTGGGTTCTTGTTGAAATCGCTTGCACTAGGTCTCCTCTTGATCTTTTCAAGGTCAAGCAAGCTTACCAAGCACGTTACAAGAAATCACTCGAGGAAGATGTTGCGCAACACACATCTGGTGACCTTCGTAAG ctaTTGCTTCCTCTTGTTAGCACTTTTAGGTACGAAGGAGATGAGGTGAACATGAGGCTTGCAAGATCTGAAGCCAAGTTACTTCACGAGAAGGTCTCAGAGAAAGCCTTCAGCGATGATGACTTCATCAGAATCTTGACAACAAGAAGCAAAGCACAGCTCGGTGCAACTCTTAACCAATACAACAATGAGTATGGAAACGCCATTAACAAG AACTTGAAGGAAGATTCGGATGACGAATACCTTAAACTACTAAGAGCTGTAGTCACGTGTTTGACATATCCTGAGAAGCATTTTGAGAAGGTTTTGCGTCTAGCAATTAACAGAATGGGGACTGACGAGTGGGCACTAACCCGAGTCGTGAGTACACGAACTGAAGTTGACATGGAACGTATTAAAGAGGAGTATCAGCGAAGGAACAGCATTCCTTTGCACGATGCCGTCGCTAAAGACACTTCTGGTGATTATGAGGACAtgcttgttgctcttcttggACATGGAGATGTTTAA
- the LOC108811762 gene encoding probable mitochondrial adenine nucleotide transporter BTL3: MRGGLDRWIKSEPLDQNGQTLGGSVSFVPCKDCTVSSIRFVGKKSSFLKFRRRDRTRGGALFLSVSLSIKEEEGEGYNGQNSYQSLQLKDSLLIQEAGEKKEKKIKVKENGSGALNTTKHLWAGAFAAMVSRTCIAPLERMKLEYIVRGEQRSLLGLIQRIATTEGVRGFWKGNLVNILRTAPFKSINFYAYDTYRGQLLRLSGNEETTNFERFIAGAAAGVTASLLCLPLDTVRTVMVAPGGEALGGVVGAFRHMIQTEGFFSLYKGLVPSLVSMAPAGAVFYGVYDILKSTYLHTPEGRKRLEHMREEGEELNAFDQLELGPMRTLLYGAIAGACSEAATYPFEVVRRHLQMQSHERKLSTVATCVKIVEQGGVPALYAGLIPSLLQVLPSAAISYFVYEFMKVIMKVESAQ; the protein is encoded by the exons ATGCGTGGCGGCCTTGATCGATGGATCAAATCAGAACCGTTAGATCAAAACGGTCAAACCCTCGGGGGATCTGTCTCTTTTGTTCCCTGTAAGGACTGCACAGTCAGTTCAATACGATTTGTCGGAAAAAAGTCGAGCTTTTTGAAGTTTAGGAGACGAGACAGGACCAGAGGAGGAGCTCTGTTTTTGTCTGTGAGTTTATCGATaaaggaagaagaaggtgaaggGTATAATGGTCAAAACAGTTATCAATCTCTTCAGTTGAAAGACTCTTTGTTGATCCAAGAAGCTGgtgagaagaaggagaagaagattaAGGTTAAGGAGAATGGATCAGGAGCTCTCAACACCACCAAGCATCTTTGGGCTGGAGCTTTTGCTGCCATGGTTtcaag AACTTGCATTGCACCACTTGAGCGGATGAAGCTAGAGTACATAGTCCGAGGAGAGCAACGGAGTCTCCTTGGACTCATCCAGAGGATTGCAACAACCGAAGGAGTTAGAGGATTCTGGAAAGGCAACTTGGTTAACATTCTTAGAACAGCTCCTTTCAAGTCCATCAACTTCTACGCCTATGATACCTACAGAGGCCAGCTTCTGAGACTCTCAGGGAACGAAGAAACCACTAATTTCGAGAGGTTTATCGCCGGTGCGGCCGCCGGAGTAACAGCTAGTCTGCTCTGTCTACCACTAGATACCGTGAGAACGGTTATGGTGGCACCTGGTGGAGAGGCGTTAGGCGGTGTGGTTGGTGCGTTTCGTCACATGATTCAAACGGAAGGTTTCTTCTCGTTATACAAAGGTCTTGTGCCTTCGCTCGTTAGCATGGCTCCAGCGGGAGCTGTGTTCTATGGAGTCTATGATATCTTGAAATCAACTTACCTTCATACGCCGGAAGGTAGGAAACGGCTTGAACACATGAGAGAAGAAGGTGAGGAGCTCAACGCTTTTGACCAGCTGGAGCTTGGTCCCATGAGAACTTTGCTGTACGGAGCAATCGCTGGGGCGTGCTCAGAAGCAGCGACTTATCCTTTTGAAGTTGTGAGAAGGCATTTGCAAATGCAGTCGCATGAGAGGAAGCTGAGCACAGTGGCTACTTGTGTGAAGATCGTTGAACAAGGTGGTGTTCCTGCTCTATATGCTGGCTTGATTCCCAGCTTATTACAG GTATTGCCTTCAGCAGCGATTAGTTACTTTGTGTATGAGTTCATGAAAGTTATCATGAAGGTAGAATCAGCACAATAG